In Dehalogenimonas etheniformans, one genomic interval encodes:
- a CDS encoding ATP-dependent Clp protease ATP-binding subunit yields MASRFDKFSERARRVLTYAQEEAQQLNHNYIGTEHILLGMVREEDGVAARVLVNLDVNLAKLRSAVEFVIGRGEKPSAGETGLTSRAKKVIELAIDEARNLGHNYIGTEHLLLGLLREGEGVAAGVLDSFGISIDRVRAEITKVLQQGAANRTGPAAIKSGKAPGKTPNLDAVSVDLTAAARAGKLDPVVGRVKEIERVIQILSRRTKNNPALIGEPGVGKTAIVEGLAHRIVSSDVPETLEGKRLVSLDIASLVAGTKYRGEFEERLKKILEELRTVGNIVIFIDEFHTMVGAGAAEGAVDAANILKPSLARGEIQVIGATTLDDYRKYVERDAALERRFQPVLVEEPSLEDTIEILKGIRSRYEEHHRLEITDDALEAAANLASRYISDRFMPDKAIDIIDEAASRVRIRHRTKPMPLKDLKKAEDSYRRDKEAALATQQYDYAAELREREYQIAEKRRKMEEEWQQVQGAAKPKVTKEDIADVVSMWTGVPLLQLTGDETERLLHMEEALHKRIIGQDEAIVTIAKAVRRARAGLKDPRRPIGNFVFLGPTGVGKTELARALAQFMFGSEDNLIRIDMSEFMEKFAVSRLVGAPPGYVGYEEGGQLTEAVRRKGYSLVLLDEIEKAHPDVFNILLQIFDDGHLTDAKGRRVDFRNTIIIMTSNIGAELIRKGTGTIGFTTTSDAAKAQDIGYERMKDKLLAEVKKSFRPEFLNRIDSTVVFHSLTRDEIRQIVDLQLASVTKQLKEKNIAIEITEGAKDVLGKKGYDEVYGARPLRRVIQNLIEDHLSEDLLRGQFNSGDTVVIEPSADGEDLIFNVRHPELPPPAETAEKPALAGG; encoded by the coding sequence ATGGCTAGTCGTTTCGACAAATTCTCCGAGCGCGCCCGCCGCGTTCTCACCTACGCGCAGGAAGAAGCTCAACAACTTAATCACAACTATATCGGTACAGAACACATCCTCCTGGGCATGGTCCGCGAGGAAGACGGCGTTGCCGCCCGCGTCCTGGTCAACTTGGACGTTAACTTGGCCAAGCTCCGATCGGCCGTCGAGTTCGTCATCGGCCGCGGCGAGAAACCGTCCGCCGGCGAAACCGGCCTCACCTCCCGCGCCAAGAAGGTCATCGAACTGGCGATCGACGAAGCCCGCAACCTTGGTCATAACTATATCGGCACCGAACACCTCCTCCTGGGCCTGCTGCGCGAGGGCGAAGGCGTAGCCGCCGGAGTGCTCGATTCCTTCGGCATCTCCATCGACCGCGTCCGCGCCGAGATCACCAAAGTCCTGCAACAGGGTGCCGCCAACCGCACCGGCCCCGCTGCCATCAAATCGGGCAAAGCCCCCGGCAAGACACCTAACCTTGATGCCGTGTCGGTGGATCTCACCGCCGCCGCCCGGGCGGGCAAGCTCGACCCCGTCGTCGGCCGCGTCAAGGAGATCGAGCGGGTCATCCAGATTTTATCGCGCCGCACCAAGAACAACCCCGCTTTAATCGGCGAACCGGGCGTCGGCAAGACGGCCATCGTCGAGGGCTTAGCCCACCGCATCGTCTCCTCCGACGTCCCCGAGACGCTCGAGGGCAAGCGATTGGTGTCACTCGACATCGCCTCCCTTGTGGCCGGCACCAAGTATCGCGGCGAGTTCGAGGAACGCTTGAAGAAGATCCTCGAGGAACTCCGCACCGTCGGCAATATCGTCATCTTCATCGATGAGTTCCACACCATGGTCGGCGCCGGCGCCGCCGAAGGCGCAGTGGACGCCGCCAACATTTTGAAGCCGTCCCTGGCCCGCGGCGAGATCCAGGTCATAGGCGCCACCACCCTCGATGATTACCGCAAGTACGTCGAGCGCGATGCCGCCCTGGAGCGCCGCTTCCAGCCCGTCCTCGTCGAGGAGCCATCGCTGGAAGATACCATCGAGATTTTGAAAGGCATCCGCAGCCGCTACGAGGAGCATCATCGCCTGGAAATCACCGACGATGCCCTCGAGGCCGCCGCCAACCTAGCTTCGCGCTACATCTCCGACCGCTTCATGCCGGACAAGGCCATCGATATTATCGATGAGGCGGCCTCCAGAGTCCGCATCCGGCATCGCACCAAGCCGATGCCGCTGAAAGATCTTAAAAAAGCCGAGGACTCCTACCGCCGAGATAAAGAGGCCGCCCTGGCCACCCAGCAGTACGACTACGCAGCCGAACTCCGCGAGCGCGAATACCAGATTGCCGAGAAGCGCCGCAAGATGGAAGAGGAGTGGCAGCAGGTCCAGGGCGCTGCCAAGCCGAAAGTCACCAAGGAGGACATCGCCGACGTCGTTTCCATGTGGACCGGCGTACCCCTGCTTCAGCTCACCGGCGACGAGACCGAGCGGCTCTTGCACATGGAAGAGGCGCTGCACAAGCGCATCATCGGCCAGGACGAGGCCATCGTCACTATCGCCAAGGCCGTCAGGCGCGCCCGCGCCGGTCTCAAGGACCCACGCCGTCCCATCGGCAATTTCGTCTTCCTGGGTCCCACTGGCGTCGGCAAGACCGAGTTGGCCAGGGCTCTGGCCCAGTTCATGTTCGGCTCTGAGGACAACCTGATACGCATCGACATGTCCGAGTTTATGGAGAAGTTCGCCGTATCCCGGCTGGTCGGCGCGCCTCCCGGCTACGTCGGCTATGAAGAAGGCGGACAGCTCACCGAAGCAGTCAGGCGCAAGGGCTACTCCCTGGTGCTGCTCGATGAGATCGAAAAGGCCCATCCGGATGTCTTCAACATCCTGCTCCAGATCTTCGACGACGGCCACCTGACCGACGCCAAGGGCCGCCGGGTAGATTTCAGGAACACGATTATCATCATGACCAGTAACATCGGCGCCGAACTCATCAGGAAGGGCACCGGCACCATCGGCTTCACCACGACATCCGACGCCGCCAAGGCCCAAGACATCGGCTACGAGCGGATGAAGGACAAGCTACTGGCTGAGGTCAAGAAGAGTTTCCGGCCGGAGTTCTTGAATCGCATCGACTCGACGGTGGTATTCCACTCCCTGACCAGGGACGAGATCCGCCAGATCGTCGACCTGCAGCTTGCTTCGGTGACCAAGCAGCTCAAGGAAAAGAACATCGCCATCGAGATCACTGAGGGCGCTAAGGACGTCCTGGGCAAGAAGGGCTACGATGAGGTTTACGGCGCCCGGCCGTTGCGCCGCGTCATCCAGAACCTTATCGAGGACCATCTGTCCGAGGACCTGCTGCGAGGTCAGTTCAACAGCGGCGACACCGTAGTCATCGAACCGTCCGCTGACGGCGAGGACCTGATCTTCAATGTAAGACACCCTGAACTGCCGCCTCCGGCGGAGACTGCCGAAAAGCCCGCCCTGGCCGGCGGCTAA
- a CDS encoding sulfurtransferase TusA family protein, with the protein MSEIKINCMGETCPIPLVETRKAIRKAQPGDIIEVTGDHPASKKEIPMAVREMGLELLEVKDVAGGTWTIRIRR; encoded by the coding sequence ATGTCTGAAATCAAAATCAATTGCATGGGGGAGACGTGCCCGATCCCGCTGGTGGAAACCCGAAAGGCGATAAGAAAAGCCCAACCCGGAGATATCATCGAGGTCACCGGCGATCATCCGGCCTCCAAAAAGGAAATCCCGATGGCCGTCCGGGAAATGGGACTGGAACTACTCGAGGTCAAGGATGTAGCCGGGGGCACGTGGACAATCAGGATCAGGCGATGA
- a CDS encoding DsrE/DsrF/DrsH-like family protein: MADKITIVLHSGDMDKVYSALIIANGALSMGMEASIFFTFWGLQRLKKGGLDKGPLSKMHMFGLGKWMVKNRMKKVNVASLDRMLNDFKELGGKILACDMTMEIMGLKKEDMREDLISDYCAVGTFVLEAKNSKVNLFI; encoded by the coding sequence ATGGCCGATAAAATTACCATCGTGTTGCATAGCGGAGACATGGATAAAGTGTACAGCGCCCTTATTATAGCCAACGGAGCCCTGTCCATGGGCATGGAGGCATCGATATTCTTTACCTTCTGGGGCCTTCAGAGGCTCAAGAAGGGCGGCCTCGACAAGGGGCCGTTGTCCAAGATGCACATGTTTGGCTTGGGGAAATGGATGGTGAAAAACCGGATGAAAAAGGTCAACGTCGCCTCCCTGGACAGGATGCTGAACGACTTCAAGGAACTGGGCGGGAAAATCCTGGCCTGCGATATGACCATGGAGATCATGGGGCTAAAGAAAGAGGACATGAGAGAAGACCTGATATCTGATTACTGCGCCGTTGGCACCTTTGTCCTGGAAGCCAAGAATTCGAAAGTCAATCTGTTCATTTAA
- a CDS encoding cysteine desulfurase family protein: MENKSVYLDNAAATRLDVRVLEAMSPYFFQTYAVATSEFAYSQGIEAKEALDGARGRLASLLGVNPEEFIFTSGDTESSNLAVKGVARALGKSKGHHIIISKIEDFPVLQSARALEKEGFSVTYLDVDGVGFVDLNQLEQSITGETILVSVQHSNQEIGTIQDIEAISRICRSRNVLFHSDATHSFRRLPIDLSAVPIDLLTVSAHTIHGPKGIGGLVVRKGTTLAKLMDGGFQEFDRRPGLENIPGAIGFARAAELVEQSENDRLRAMRDHAISRILKEIPSVTLNGPPVKRLPQNVNVSFHFVEGESITLHLDMRGFAVSTGSACFSRSLQGSHVIYGIGGDHERAHGSIRLSLGRYNTMEEVDSVVTALAEVIRELRKISPLGK, encoded by the coding sequence ATGGAGAATAAATCCGTTTATCTCGACAATGCCGCGGCGACAAGACTCGACGTGCGGGTGCTCGAGGCTATGTCGCCCTATTTCTTTCAGACTTACGCCGTAGCGACATCGGAATTCGCCTACAGCCAGGGGATAGAAGCGAAAGAGGCACTGGACGGCGCCCGCGGGCGGCTGGCCAGTCTATTGGGGGTCAACCCTGAGGAATTCATCTTTACCTCCGGCGACACCGAGTCATCCAACCTGGCCGTGAAAGGCGTCGCCAGGGCGCTGGGCAAGAGCAAGGGGCACCACATAATAATATCGAAAATCGAGGACTTCCCGGTGCTACAGAGCGCCAGGGCGCTTGAAAAAGAGGGATTTTCGGTGACCTACCTCGACGTCGACGGCGTAGGATTCGTCGATCTCAATCAGTTGGAGCAGTCCATCACCGGCGAGACGATCCTGGTATCGGTGCAGCATTCCAACCAGGAAATCGGCACCATCCAGGACATCGAGGCCATCTCCCGAATCTGCAGGAGCCGGAATGTCTTATTTCATTCGGACGCGACCCATTCCTTCAGGCGGCTGCCCATCGACCTGTCCGCTGTCCCGATCGACCTGCTCACGGTGTCCGCCCACACAATCCACGGGCCCAAGGGCATCGGCGGACTGGTGGTGCGTAAAGGCACGACGCTAGCCAAATTGATGGACGGTGGTTTCCAGGAATTCGACCGGCGCCCCGGTCTTGAGAACATCCCGGGCGCAATCGGCTTTGCCAGGGCAGCTGAGCTGGTGGAACAGTCTGAAAATGACCGCCTGAGAGCCATGCGAGACCACGCCATCTCCCGTATATTGAAGGAGATACCGTCGGTGACGCTGAACGGTCCCCCGGTCAAACGCCTGCCCCAGAACGTAAACGTCAGCTTCCACTTCGTCGAAGGCGAATCCATTACCCTACACCTGGATATGCGCGGTTTTGCCGTCAGCACCGGGTCGGCCTGTTTCAGCAGATCGCTCCAGGGCAGCCATGTGATCTACGGCATCGGCGGCGACCATGAACGCGCCCACGGCTCCATCCGGTTGTCGCTTGGACGTTATAATACTATGGAAGAGGTAGATTCGGTGGTAACTGCTTTAGCTGAAGTCATCAGGGAGCTTCGAAAAATCAGCCCGCTCGGTAAATAG
- a CDS encoding iron-sulfur cluster assembly scaffold protein — protein sequence MPNLPYTDKVMEHFRHPRNVGRIENPDGKATEGSPACGDMVSVYIKVDDRTKRLADVKFESYGCASNIATGSIITELALGKTLEEAKNITWQEASEALGGLPKIKSHCSVLAVEGLRSAIQNYEERHGLITEKEPTTVEGIRKRLKKVINPISGLDVMRTNLVKDITLNDGLVTIELDLPQNHQFAPAIQEEIREKIEPLWDVKKVVINYTD from the coding sequence ATGCCGAACCTGCCGTATACCGATAAAGTGATGGAGCATTTCAGGCACCCGCGCAACGTGGGGAGAATCGAAAATCCCGACGGCAAAGCCACCGAGGGCAGCCCTGCCTGCGGCGACATGGTGTCGGTGTATATTAAGGTTGACGACCGGACGAAGAGGCTTGCCGACGTAAAATTCGAGTCCTACGGCTGCGCCTCGAACATCGCCACCGGATCGATCATAACAGAGCTGGCGCTGGGCAAAACGCTGGAAGAGGCAAAAAACATCACCTGGCAGGAGGCTTCGGAGGCACTCGGCGGACTGCCCAAGATAAAATCGCACTGCTCGGTCCTGGCGGTGGAGGGACTCCGATCGGCGATCCAGAATTACGAAGAGAGGCACGGCCTGATCACCGAAAAAGAACCGACCACGGTGGAGGGCATCCGGAAACGCTTGAAGAAAGTCATCAACCCTATAAGCGGCCTGGATGTGATGAGGACTAACCTGGTCAAGGATATTACGCTTAATGACGGGTTAGTGACCATCGAGCTCGATTTACCCCAAAACCACCAGTTCGCCCCGGCGATCCAGGAAGAAATACGAGAAAAGATCGAGCCTCTGTGGGATGTGAAAAAGGTAGTCATCAACTACACCGATTGA